One window from the genome of Cyclobacterium amurskyense encodes:
- a CDS encoding DeoR/GlpR family DNA-binding transcription regulator has protein sequence MLPKQRKEKILDLLKEDGSAKVIDLARIFKVTEVTIRQDLEKLEKNGLVIREHGGVHLKNVEDQVRNFSLVHQDNLKEKEIIAEKCLEFIHPGDTIILDSGSTTTEIAKKIINIKGLTVITNALNIALMLGANPNIDIIMTGGEFKAPTLSLTGQKAADFFKGLNVQKLFLATAGISLKSGLTYPSLSDLVVKKAMIDAADITYLVADSSKIGKSAFASLGALSLIDYIITDEGVENKHKEVFKENEIQLIIAEDNN, from the coding sequence ATGTTGCCAAAACAAAGAAAAGAAAAGATACTTGACTTACTAAAAGAAGATGGATCTGCCAAAGTTATCGACCTGGCCAGAATCTTTAAAGTCACAGAGGTCACTATAAGACAGGACCTAGAGAAATTGGAGAAAAATGGATTGGTCATTAGGGAGCATGGTGGTGTACATTTAAAAAATGTCGAAGACCAGGTGCGTAATTTCTCATTAGTACATCAGGATAACCTAAAGGAAAAAGAAATTATTGCTGAAAAATGTCTGGAATTCATTCACCCCGGAGACACAATCATTCTTGATTCTGGCTCTACTACGACAGAGATCGCTAAAAAAATTATTAATATCAAAGGGTTAACCGTCATTACGAATGCCCTAAATATAGCACTGATGCTAGGAGCAAATCCAAACATAGACATTATCATGACCGGAGGTGAATTCAAGGCGCCTACCTTATCACTTACCGGCCAAAAAGCGGCTGACTTTTTTAAGGGACTGAATGTGCAGAAACTCTTTCTGGCTACTGCAGGCATATCCTTAAAATCTGGCCTTACTTATCCAAGCCTTAGCGATCTTGTAGTGAAAAAAGCCATGATTGATGCCGCAGACATTACCTACCTGGTAGCTGATTCTTCAAAAATTGGAAAAAGTGCTTTTGCCAGTCTCGGAGCTTTATCCCTTATCGATTACATTATCACCGACGAAGGGGTCGAAAATAAACACAAAGAAGTCTTCAAAGAAAACGAAATCCAATTAATCATCGCTGAAGACAATAATTAA
- a CDS encoding nucleoside hydrolase-like domain-containing protein: protein MKKTVGLRFIVLVLIVTFCGCGSKVRGQDKPRVLISSDIGGTDPDDFQSMIHLLMYADQFEIEGLVASPFGDGRKSNFLDIIEDYEKDYAQLAKHASDLPKPAALRAVVKQGAIQAAPFQGYSTSTEGSDWIIKCAKKESDQPLWVLVWGGIEDLAQSLHDAPEIKENIRVYWIGGPNKKWSINAYSYIAANHGDLWMIETNATYRGWFMDEDSPEAFKAETYYDNFIQGRGVMGKDFINYYNGEIKMGDTPSLAYVMNGDPEDPTGESWGGSFEKIDRSSRSVFEGGSTKADTVAAYATIEWRFKGPKIMVPEDSTVFHIKIQGQVWPGYYLGEGIYGVKYSSKKAEHGKYKTSSEIPELNGLEGEYISTIPWPGKPSSDDYQLGSNWYSDRLAEGLFIKDQQGAKTIAKFREAFLGDWGDRWKWLEK, encoded by the coding sequence ATGAAGAAAACAGTAGGTTTAAGGTTCATAGTACTTGTTTTAATTGTCACTTTTTGTGGTTGTGGAAGCAAGGTAAGGGGGCAGGATAAGCCCAGGGTTTTAATAAGTTCTGATATAGGGGGGACTGATCCTGATGATTTTCAGTCCATGATACATTTATTAATGTATGCGGATCAATTTGAAATTGAGGGGCTGGTAGCTTCACCTTTCGGAGATGGACGTAAAAGCAATTTTTTGGACATAATTGAAGATTATGAAAAAGATTATGCCCAGTTAGCAAAACATGCAAGTGACCTTCCGAAACCCGCTGCCTTGAGAGCGGTGGTCAAGCAGGGTGCCATTCAGGCAGCTCCTTTTCAGGGGTATTCTACTTCTACGGAAGGTTCAGATTGGATCATTAAATGCGCCAAAAAAGAAAGTGATCAGCCGCTTTGGGTTTTGGTTTGGGGAGGAATAGAAGACCTCGCTCAGTCATTGCATGATGCTCCGGAAATAAAGGAGAATATAAGGGTGTATTGGATAGGAGGTCCTAATAAGAAATGGAGCATCAATGCCTACTCTTATATAGCGGCCAATCACGGAGACCTTTGGATGATAGAGACCAATGCGACCTATAGGGGCTGGTTTATGGATGAAGATTCTCCTGAAGCATTTAAAGCTGAAACTTATTATGATAATTTTATCCAGGGGCGAGGTGTAATGGGTAAGGATTTTATCAATTATTATAATGGAGAAATAAAAATGGGAGATACCCCTTCACTGGCTTATGTTATGAATGGAGACCCGGAAGACCCTACAGGAGAAAGTTGGGGTGGTAGCTTTGAGAAGATAGACCGCAGTTCCAGAAGTGTATTTGAAGGTGGCAGCACCAAGGCAGATACAGTGGCCGCTTATGCTACAATCGAATGGAGATTTAAAGGGCCTAAAATAATGGTTCCGGAGGATTCTACAGTTTTTCATATCAAAATACAAGGTCAGGTTTGGCCGGGTTATTACCTCGGAGAGGGGATTTACGGAGTGAAATATAGCTCTAAAAAGGCTGAACACGGTAAATACAAAACCAGTAGTGAAATCCCTGAACTGAATGGCTTGGAAGGAGAATATATCAGTACCATTCCTTGGCCAGGTAAACCCTCTTCAGACGATTACCAGTTAGGTTCCAACTGGTACAGTGACCGATTAGCTGAAGGATTATTTATAAAAGACCAACAAGGAGCAAAAACCATTGCTAAATTCAGAGAAGCCTTTTTGGGCGACTGGGGAGATAGATGGAAATGGTTGGAGAAGTAA
- a CDS encoding RagB/SusD family nutrient uptake outer membrane protein has protein sequence MKNIKTLSAAALFVALFTTSCNDVLEEYNPSGLTAEAVYSTPEGFESLVNAAYSYQRWWYGKEEGFNMTEMGTDIWISAAGDVWPDLTTYTNLQGTNAPITTEWRELYAAINLTNAGINRIEEAGFTPSMRSQREAELKFLRAFYYYHIVETWGGVHFTLEESQGIITTANKTPVDTFYDQILTDLDFAVANLSTTTSDYGRVTKPAAMAFLARIYLTRKMYNEASQMAESVINGGFGYELVSNYADLWDMGNNQNSEIVYAVNYAENLTLNDLRNSSTNPLGHGRGSNNGHLHFLMKYDNLPGMTRAIEYGRPFNRYMPTRAFLDLFSEEDSRYEGSFMEVWYANSTNTPAGMTVGDTAVVATRSTFTGSPGHVYQVYNRNDIYNENGTVRDNLRYPTLTKHMDNTRSSANEAQSSRDAFVIRFAELYLIAAEAQMFLGDKQSAADLINVVRTRAAKPGLEEAMKITAEEVTLDFILDERAREFAGEQLRWFDLKRTEKLVERVLSLNPDVTRVEPFHLIRPIPQAQLDAVTNREEFVQHQGYQ, from the coding sequence ATGAAAAATATAAAAACACTATCAGCAGCCGCATTATTCGTGGCCCTATTTACGACATCATGTAATGATGTGCTGGAAGAATACAACCCCAGTGGTCTTACTGCTGAAGCGGTTTACAGTACACCTGAAGGGTTTGAATCTTTGGTCAATGCCGCATATTCTTACCAAAGGTGGTGGTATGGAAAAGAAGAAGGTTTTAATATGACTGAAATGGGCACGGACATATGGATAAGCGCCGCAGGTGATGTTTGGCCTGACCTTACTACATATACCAATTTACAAGGCACCAATGCACCAATTACCACCGAATGGAGGGAATTGTATGCAGCGATAAACCTTACCAATGCAGGAATTAACCGTATTGAGGAAGCAGGTTTCACCCCCTCCATGCGCTCACAAAGAGAGGCTGAATTGAAATTTTTAAGGGCCTTTTATTACTACCATATTGTGGAAACATGGGGAGGCGTACATTTTACGCTTGAAGAATCCCAAGGAATCATCACGACAGCCAATAAAACACCTGTAGACACCTTTTATGACCAAATACTGACAGATCTGGATTTTGCTGTAGCCAATTTATCCACCACAACTTCAGACTACGGAAGGGTTACAAAACCTGCAGCCATGGCTTTCCTGGCACGGATTTACCTTACCAGAAAAATGTACAATGAAGCATCCCAAATGGCTGAATCAGTCATCAATGGGGGTTTTGGCTACGAGTTAGTCTCAAATTATGCAGATCTATGGGATATGGGAAATAACCAAAACAGTGAAATTGTTTACGCAGTTAATTATGCAGAAAACCTAACACTAAATGACCTTCGGAATTCCTCTACCAACCCATTAGGACATGGAAGAGGCAGTAACAATGGTCACTTGCATTTCCTAATGAAATACGACAACCTCCCTGGGATGACAAGAGCAATTGAGTACGGAAGACCCTTCAATAGGTACATGCCTACAAGGGCGTTTCTTGACCTTTTTAGCGAAGAAGACTCCAGATACGAAGGTTCATTTATGGAGGTTTGGTACGCCAATTCAACCAACACACCGGCCGGAATGACTGTTGGTGACACGGCAGTGGTGGCTACCAGAAGCACTTTCACAGGTAGTCCCGGTCATGTGTATCAAGTATACAACAGGAACGACATCTACAATGAGAATGGTACTGTAAGGGACAACCTTCGCTACCCTACCCTGACCAAGCACATGGACAATACCCGGTCTAGTGCCAATGAAGCGCAAAGCTCAAGGGATGCTTTTGTCATCCGATTTGCTGAATTGTACCTTATTGCAGCAGAGGCCCAGATGTTTCTTGGCGACAAACAATCAGCAGCAGACCTTATCAATGTAGTAAGAACACGCGCAGCAAAACCTGGTTTGGAAGAAGCAATGAAAATCACTGCGGAAGAGGTAACCCTTGATTTTATTTTGGACGAGCGTGCTAGAGAGTTTGCCGGGGAGCAATTGAGATGGTTTGACTTGAAAAGAACAGAGAAATTGGTGGAAAGAGTTTTGAGTTTAAACCCTGATGTCACCAGAGTAGAACCTTTCCACTTGATAAGACCGATACCCCAAGCTCAATTGGATGCGGTAACCAATCGGGAGGAATTTGTTCAACATCAAGGTTATCAATAA
- a CDS encoding SusC/RagA family TonB-linked outer membrane protein, with product MMKYSYIKIPPSSGGRLLKTALFVIACFMLILSELSAQNTTITGTVKSSDLDDVLPGATVLVKGTNIGTATNIDGKFTISAAADATLVFSSIGYIPQEVKVGNQTSIQITLTPDITNMEEVVVIGYGTVKKRDLTGAVTSVKSEEIRQVPAQNPLESIQGKIAGVDITRGNGSSSSGINIRIRGNRSIGASNNPLFIVDGVQTGSIDNINPNDIESMEFLKDASSTAIYGWQGANGIVIITTKKGSSGKPSVTLNSYYGVSEVSRYPSVLNGDEYVAIKREANRTTGKWNSVADDPLIFNTQELAAIANGDWIDYQSLLLSNGNQQNYNLGVNSGGDRTKVYTSLDFYGENGILKFDNVKRYTLRTNVDHTFNSWIKAGMQAQVANRDESYRRDPLNMANKIIPLGTVYDENGDFIVYPLGGSSISPLADEQPDIFSNKGKITNVLANVYLELKPFEGFNFRTNFGTNINNTRVGLFEASNSISRNGGTSRAQYTASNSRFINWDNVINYQKEIKDHSFAITALSSFVQEESDNVLAQGENQLLPGQLFFGLGNAPDNISINSGFSKWNVLSFAARLNYSYKGKYLITLTDRADGASRLSKGNKWAYFPSAAFAWRVVDENFMQNVAAVSELKLRLSYGVAGNSGIKAYGTQSSLTRIPMAFGESSFQGFTFSPLLGNPDAGWELSETTNFGIDLGLWRSRINATMDIYDTRTSDLLLPRGLPPTSGVQQVYQNIGKTKNQGVEIGINSLNIENENLQWETTLTFTRNREEIVSLVTEGVDDIGNGWFVGQPISVFYDYEKLGIWQTNEADEAAVYGQVPGDIKVKDQNGDMKIDAVNDRRVLAGNNRPDWFGGLNNKVTYKRIDFSVYLFARWGQTIDPDFLGRYDRQSNLSNSTKVIDYWTPENPTNEYPRPNAGVSGSSTLYWSTIGYVDGSYLRVRNLSLGYTLPSTDKSIFSNMRIYFSGSNLFTFTKSKKLDEYDPERGGGESYPMLKNYVFGINLGF from the coding sequence ATGATGAAATATTCTTACATTAAAATCCCTCCATCATCTGGAGGTAGGCTTTTAAAAACAGCCTTGTTCGTCATTGCCTGTTTTATGCTTATTCTTTCTGAGCTATCTGCTCAGAACACCACTATTACTGGAACTGTTAAATCATCCGACTTAGACGATGTGCTTCCGGGAGCAACTGTTCTGGTAAAAGGCACCAATATTGGGACTGCAACTAATATTGATGGCAAATTCACTATTTCAGCGGCGGCAGATGCAACATTGGTCTTTAGCTCCATTGGGTATATCCCGCAGGAAGTAAAAGTAGGTAACCAAACTTCTATTCAGATTACCCTGACTCCCGATATTACCAATATGGAGGAAGTTGTCGTGATTGGATACGGTACGGTTAAGAAAAGAGACCTCACAGGAGCGGTTACCTCCGTCAAAAGTGAGGAAATCAGACAAGTACCGGCTCAAAACCCTTTAGAGTCCATTCAAGGAAAAATTGCAGGTGTGGACATCACGCGAGGCAATGGTTCCTCATCTTCTGGCATCAATATTAGGATTAGAGGAAACAGATCCATTGGAGCCAGTAACAATCCTTTATTTATTGTAGACGGCGTTCAAACGGGAAGCATTGACAATATCAATCCCAACGATATTGAGTCAATGGAATTTTTAAAAGATGCTTCTTCTACAGCCATTTATGGGTGGCAGGGTGCAAACGGTATAGTTATCATTACTACCAAAAAAGGAAGCTCCGGAAAGCCTTCGGTCACTCTTAACTCCTATTATGGGGTGTCAGAGGTTTCCAGATACCCTTCGGTATTGAATGGAGACGAATACGTGGCCATCAAAAGAGAAGCCAATAGGACTACAGGAAAATGGAACTCGGTGGCTGATGACCCATTGATTTTTAATACCCAAGAACTGGCAGCCATCGCAAATGGAGATTGGATTGACTACCAAAGCTTACTATTAAGCAATGGTAATCAGCAAAATTACAATCTTGGAGTTAATTCCGGAGGGGACAGAACCAAAGTATACACCTCTCTGGATTTTTATGGAGAAAATGGCATTTTGAAATTTGACAATGTAAAACGATACACGCTTAGAACCAATGTAGACCATACTTTCAACAGTTGGATAAAAGCCGGTATGCAAGCGCAGGTGGCCAATAGAGATGAAAGTTACCGTAGGGATCCATTGAACATGGCCAATAAAATCATCCCTCTTGGAACTGTATATGATGAAAATGGAGATTTCATTGTCTATCCACTCGGAGGATCCTCGATTAGCCCTTTGGCGGATGAACAACCAGACATATTCTCAAACAAAGGCAAAATAACAAATGTACTCGCCAACGTATACTTGGAATTGAAGCCTTTTGAAGGGTTTAACTTCCGGACAAATTTTGGCACAAATATCAATAACACCAGGGTTGGTCTTTTCGAAGCATCCAATTCCATCAGTAGAAACGGTGGCACCAGTCGTGCACAATACACCGCATCCAATAGCCGCTTTATCAACTGGGACAATGTTATCAATTACCAAAAGGAGATTAAGGACCATTCATTTGCCATTACAGCATTAAGCAGTTTTGTGCAGGAAGAGTCGGACAATGTTCTTGCCCAAGGGGAAAACCAATTACTTCCTGGCCAATTGTTTTTTGGACTAGGGAATGCCCCTGACAACATTTCCATTAACAGTGGGTTTTCGAAATGGAATGTACTCTCCTTCGCCGCACGTTTGAATTACAGTTATAAAGGCAAATACCTGATAACCCTTACAGATAGAGCGGATGGCGCTTCAAGATTGTCCAAAGGAAATAAATGGGCCTATTTCCCTTCAGCAGCATTTGCTTGGAGAGTAGTAGATGAGAACTTTATGCAGAATGTAGCTGCTGTTAGTGAGTTAAAACTTCGCTTGAGCTATGGTGTAGCAGGAAACTCAGGAATTAAAGCCTATGGAACACAAAGTTCTTTAACCAGAATCCCTATGGCTTTCGGTGAATCAAGTTTCCAAGGGTTTACCTTCTCCCCACTCTTAGGCAATCCAGATGCTGGATGGGAATTGTCTGAAACAACCAACTTTGGCATTGACTTAGGACTATGGAGAAGCAGAATAAATGCCACAATGGACATTTACGACACCCGCACATCTGACCTTCTTTTGCCACGTGGCCTGCCACCAACTTCAGGTGTACAGCAGGTGTACCAAAACATTGGTAAAACCAAAAATCAGGGAGTTGAAATCGGGATTAATTCCCTAAATATCGAAAACGAAAACCTGCAATGGGAAACCACACTTACCTTCACTAGAAACAGGGAGGAAATTGTTTCCTTGGTTACCGAAGGAGTGGACGATATTGGAAATGGATGGTTTGTTGGTCAACCGATAAGTGTTTTTTACGATTATGAAAAACTGGGAATATGGCAAACCAATGAGGCAGATGAAGCCGCAGTTTATGGGCAGGTGCCTGGTGACATAAAAGTGAAAGACCAAAATGGAGACATGAAAATTGACGCCGTCAATGATAGACGTGTTCTTGCAGGCAATAATAGACCGGATTGGTTTGGTGGTTTAAACAATAAAGTAACCTATAAGCGAATTGACTTTAGCGTGTACCTATTTGCCCGTTGGGGTCAAACGATTGATCCTGACTTTCTAGGCAGATACGATCGGCAGTCCAATTTGAGCAATAGTACGAAGGTTATTGATTATTGGACCCCGGAAAACCCAACCAATGAATATCCAAGACCAAATGCTGGAGTATCCGGCTCCTCCACTCTTTACTGGAGCACAATAGGCTATGTAGACGGGTCTTACCTCAGGGTACGAAATCTTTCACTGGGCTACACACTACCAAGCACGGACAAATCAATATTCAGTAATATGAGGATTTACTTTTCCGGCTCCAACCTATTCACCTTTACCAAAAGCAAAAAGCTGGATGAATATGATCCTGAGCGAGGTGGTGGAGAAAGTTACCCTATGTTAAAAAATTATGTTTTCGGAATCAATCTTGGCTTTTAA
- a CDS encoding L-fucose/L-arabinose isomerase family protein yields MKNQNITLGIIIGNRDFFPDKLVSESRVEVLNVLEKQGIKAVILGENETKLGGVETYTDARKCADLFKKHKEDIAGVLVVLPNFGDERGIADTLHLADLKVPVLIQGYPDELNKLNVANRRDSWCGKISVCNNLYQYGIKYSITTKHVVHPTDPSFQADLQKFLGVCRVVKGMKNVRIGAIGARPTAFNTVRYSEKILQKNGISVVTCDLSEILGKANKLDITHQRVKDHLEKIHNYASTGKTPSESLIQMAKLDVVLNDFMTENQLDANAIQCWTSLQQNYGCNVCTSSSMFSEGMIPSACEVDVTGTLSMYAMQLASGSPSALVDWNNNYADDEDKCVLFHCGNWAKSFLPDIEISNAPILGTTVGVENTYGALDGRTPASPLTFGRITTDDTKGIMKAYMGDGVLTDDELKTFGNRAVAKIPNLQRLMNYICKNGFEHHVVMNASHTSDALKEAFENYMGWDVYHHEG; encoded by the coding sequence ATGAAAAATCAAAACATTACTTTAGGCATTATCATAGGAAACAGAGATTTTTTCCCTGACAAACTTGTGTCAGAATCAAGGGTTGAGGTCTTAAACGTACTTGAGAAACAAGGTATAAAAGCCGTTATTCTTGGAGAAAATGAGACTAAACTTGGTGGTGTTGAAACCTATACAGATGCAAGGAAATGTGCTGATCTTTTCAAGAAGCATAAGGAAGATATAGCAGGTGTTTTAGTAGTACTCCCAAATTTCGGAGATGAACGAGGAATTGCAGACACTTTACACCTTGCTGATCTTAAAGTGCCGGTACTTATTCAAGGATACCCTGATGAGCTGAATAAACTAAATGTAGCCAACAGAAGAGATTCATGGTGTGGGAAAATCTCAGTTTGCAATAACCTTTACCAATACGGTATCAAATATTCGATCACTACCAAACACGTGGTCCACCCTACCGACCCATCCTTTCAGGCAGATTTACAAAAATTCCTGGGTGTTTGCCGTGTAGTTAAAGGGATGAAAAATGTTCGAATTGGAGCCATTGGCGCCAGACCCACTGCTTTTAACACGGTGAGGTACAGTGAAAAAATATTGCAAAAAAATGGTATTTCTGTAGTCACCTGCGATTTGTCGGAAATACTTGGCAAAGCCAATAAATTGGATATTACCCATCAGCGGGTAAAAGATCATTTGGAGAAAATTCACAATTATGCTTCTACCGGAAAAACCCCAAGTGAGTCTTTAATTCAGATGGCAAAGCTTGATGTGGTATTGAATGACTTTATGACTGAAAATCAACTGGATGCCAATGCCATTCAATGTTGGACTTCGCTTCAGCAAAATTATGGCTGCAATGTTTGCACCAGCTCAAGTATGTTTAGCGAAGGCATGATCCCTAGCGCCTGTGAAGTAGATGTGACGGGAACCCTCAGCATGTATGCAATGCAATTGGCCTCTGGTTCTCCCAGTGCTTTGGTAGACTGGAACAATAACTATGCGGACGATGAGGATAAATGTGTGCTTTTCCATTGTGGAAACTGGGCTAAATCCTTCTTACCAGACATTGAAATAAGCAATGCTCCAATTCTAGGTACAACTGTAGGAGTGGAAAACACCTATGGTGCATTGGACGGGCGTACGCCTGCCTCCCCATTGACTTTTGGAAGAATCACAACAGATGACACCAAAGGAATCATGAAAGCCTATATGGGCGATGGTGTTTTAACAGATGACGAATTAAAGACTTTCGGAAATAGGGCCGTTGCCAAAATCCCAAACCTTCAAAGATTAATGAATTATATATGTAAAAATGGTTTCGAACATCATGTGGTGATGAATGCCTCACATACCTCTGATGCTTTGAAAGAAGCATTTGAAAATTATATGGGGTGGGATGTGTACCATCACGAAGGGTAA